The stretch of DNA CTGATCCTACTTCGCTTTTTTTAATAAAATTAAAACTAGTCTTTATTAATTTCTTTAGCTAAGATAATGAAAGATTTACATACTCTTTCAGCCTTTTCAGGCGCCATTTTTCTTAATTCATTAAGAACCTTTTTGATAAATACCGGAGTATTATCTTGATGATTTTCTACCTTAACTTCCTTGAAGCGGTAAGCATTCATGATAATATCTGGTGTAGTTGTATTTAAAGCTCTAGCAATTGAGTCAAGCTTTTGAATACTAATGTTTTGGTTCTTGGTCCGTTCAAGCCGAGAAATAAAGTTAACTGACAAATCACTTAATTCAGCGAGATCCTCCTGTGTCAGCTTTTGTTCACGTCGTCGACGGCATATTTCTTTTCCTAAATTTATACTCATTGAATAAATCAACCCTTTCAAAAACACAGTCCCATAATAATAGATTATAGAACAAAATAATAAAAATAATAAGTAAAACATTTAAATTTAACGAAAAAACCGAAATTAAATAAAATGTTTTTAAATAAACCCCAGATAGTATTGTAGGCTATTTTGCTAAAAATTCAAATAAAAATGCACCAAGAAAAATTCAACTTAAAATAAATAAGATTAAAAGCGGAAAATATTATCTAAATGCATGTGATCACTTGCTATCAAGCTAAACTAGAACTATAAACAATTTATAGTTAGTAATTAATTAACTGTAAAAACATTTTTTCTTTAAAAAGGTTGATATAATAGCTAATAGGAGCATAATTTTATTGGCTTTAGTGACTTAAAGCTGAATGCTATTAGTTAGGGTTACTAGCGCAGTTGCACTTCGTATAATATATATTATGTAAAGTTAAATTAAAATATAAAAATTTACTTAAGAGATAGCAAATTTGGCTATTAATATCAATTAGTCATTATCAAATTGATAACAAAAACTTGTAGTAATAAAAAAATAAACGGCATATAAATTAATGAACTTAGTAGCTTAAAGTTAGTTGGCTAAGGCAACGATTCTACGTCTGAATTACTCTAGTTAGTTTGAGAATTGATAATTAATGAATAATTATTTGGGTTTTTAACTTCGAATAATAAATAGAATTTGTGAGATATAATTTGTTTTTGAATTTATCACGGCGTATTAGGTAGAACATTATATGGATAATAAAAGAATCTATTGATTAATACGATTGCTTTTATCTAAGTGTTTTTTACTTGCTATCATTAAAACTATAATTTTAATGATAGGTAGTTAAGGTGATAATTTAGGTTTTTAATCAAATTTTGGCTATTTGGTTTTTGAATTTGATTAAAATTAATAACATAAATTTTTGATTTGATTCGTAAGGCGGCCTTTTTATTTATGATAGCTTAATAGTATTATAGTTAAACTGAAGACGATGGTTATACTACTTGCATTACTCTTTTTTACCCTGAAAAGCTTGAAATACCTGCTCTTATACTACCCTCTACTCTCTTTACATGACCTCTTTCATAGTCAAAAATCCAAACATACATTCTATTTTTGCTTTATAATATTAAAGATAACTTGATAAAAATTGGATAATAGGAGAATCTAGCCGTGGAAACCAAAAAATATTTAGATTTAATTGCTGCCGAATTAAGTACCATGCCGGATTTTGTTAAAGAATACAACTTTGGTACTAATCATTCCCTAACAACAACTTACCAATATTTAACTGAAATCAGGCGTTTCTTTGACTGGCTGCGACGTGAAGGAATTTCTGATGCTAGTGATAATCAACATGTTAGTACTGCTACGTTAGCTAATTTAAGACGTAATGATATTATGCTATACATCAATTACTTAGGACATATTAAAAACCAGCAAGGTCACCTTAATTCACCTACAACAATCAATCGTTCAATTAATGCCTTGCGCTCATTGTTTAAGTTTTTAACAATTACTGCTGATAATAATAATGGTCAGCCCTACTTTGAGCGTAACGTAATGTTAAAGATCGATTCGTTAAATAATACAAAGACATTAAATTATCGTGCTCATATTCTTGAATCCCATATGTATATCGGTAAATTAAAGTATCAGTTTCTTGATTTTATTGAAAAAGACTATGAACAGCACTGTAATCAACATGCTGTGCCCGCCTTCAAATTGAATAAAGAACGTGATATGGCAATCATTGCTTTAATTTTAGGGACTGGTATTCGCGTTTCTGAATGTGCTGGTGTTAATGTAGCGGATTTGAATTTAAAGAAAGCCACCCTTGATGTAACTCGTAAAGGCGGGCAACGTGACAGTGTACCGATTGCTGAATGGACACTAGATTATATTGTTGAATATCAAAAAATCCGGCAGGCACGTTATTCTGCTTCTAAAAAAGAAACAGCCTTTTTTCTAACTCGTTGGCATCACCAAACTAGACGGATCACGACTAATGCAATTGAAAAAATGGTTAATAAATATTCGGCCAGCTTTGGTCATCCATTAACACCTCATAAATTACGGCATACTCTTGCTTCCGAGCTTTATGATGTAACTAAGGATCAAGTCCTTGTAGCACAACAATTAGGTCAAAAAGGTACTTCAGCCACAGATTTGTATACCCATGTTGACCAGAAAAAACAACGTGCAGCGTTAAATGAAATTTCTGAAACTGATAAATAAAACAAAGACACTGGAATTATTATAAATTTCCAGTGTCTTTTTCATATCTTATTCGAATTTTGGTTGCCAATTAGGATCATTTTTGGCGGCAAAGCACAAGTTAATCTCTTCTTGGGTAGTTCTTTGTTCTGAAAGTTGTGGTAGCTTATCTTGACTAAAATAACGGCATGCACTAGTTTCAGTGTTTTGATTAAAAGTGCCGCCATGTTCATGACACAAAAAGAAAACATTGACAACGTTAATTGCACGTTCACCACGAATTGTATGATCATGGTTACGCAGTGCAATTATTCGTTCTACTGAAATTTCGCGACCAGACTCTTCTTTAGCTTCCTTAATACAATTGTCTTTAACTGACATGTTGGGTTCACACCAGCCACCCGGCAATGACCATGCCCCATCAATAGTTTCACGAACTAATAAAATTTGTTCATCTTTAAAAATTGCTGCTCTAGTACCTAATTTAGGTGTTTGATAACCATCATCACTGCTAAAGAGCGATTTGACTTTCTTTAGCGGCAAACCGGTTTTAGCGGCCATCATTTCGGTAGCAATCACGCGAATCCGTTCATAACGTTCTAAATCAAACCGATCATGGCCATATTCCAAACCGTTTTGCGCTAAACTTTGCAGTTCAACTGCCCAATTAGTAAATTGATCCTTTTTATCCATAGTGCTCCTTAATTCTCCCTGATCTATAAAAAATCACAAAAAAACAGCCCTCACAGCTGCTTTTTACTTGGTTAAATCAATTTTATCAATATCAATCATCCAACCAATTGCCAATGATTTTTCACCTAAATGAGTTGCAATCACAGGACTAAACTTGGTAACAGAAATTGTCTTATCAGGAAACTGTTCAAGCAAAAATTGCTTGGCTTCTTCAGCTTGATGTTCATCATTCGAATCGATAATGAATAACTTAATTTTATCTTTATATGGTAGTTGGTCAATTTTTTCAATAGTTAAACGTTCTATCTTGTTAAAAGCTCGCTTCATTGAGCGAATTTTGTCAAAAGCAATAATTTCACCATTCTTGAAGGTTAATAAAGGCTTGATATTTAACATTGAACCAATAAAAGCGCCAGCATTACTTAAACGGCCACCGCGACTAAGATTTTTAAGATCATTAACAACAAATAGTTCGTCAATAGTTGCGCGAATTTTTTCTAAGTGATCGAGGATGGTCTCTAAGCCTAAACCATTATTGATCATACGCGCAGCAGCAAGAACAAGATTTCCTTGTAGTCGCACCGTCATTTGCGTATCAACTGGATGTAAACCATATTCAGGATTAGTCTTTGCAATATTGCAAAGAGTTTGATAAAAACCTGAGATACCGCTCGAAAGTGTAATTGCAATAATGGCTTCATAACCCTCTTCATGTAAATGATTAAAGAGACTAATCATGTCACCCATGCTTGGCTGTGAGGTTTTCGGAAAATCCGCACCCTGCCTTTGCAATTCAAAAAGCTTATCAGAAGTAATATTAACGCCTTCTAAATATTCCTTACTACCAATAATAATTGGGATTGGAACAACGATAATATTGTTGGCTTCAGCTTCCTGTGGAGATATAACGCTAGTACTATCGGTAACTAATGCAATTTTCATCTAACTAACCTTTCACTTATTAATATGTATGATACAAAGAAATTATAGCATATAACCACCGGCAGCGACTACTGTTATAGCGAATTTGCTTCTGTTACTGCTTGAATTAATTTAGTAATTAGTTTGGTTAAAGTTTGACGTTCATTTTCAGAGAGGTTCTTGAATAATTCTTGCTCAATTGCCTGCAGAGTTTGCTTTAATTCTGTAACTTTTTTAAGCCCGTTATCGTTTAAATTAACTATTTTACTAGAATCATTTTCAGATCGGATAATTGCCAGATAACCCAAAGTCTTAGGCTGCTTCAATTGCCTGCTTAAAGTAGAAAGAGAAATTTTTAATTTAACAGCTAAATTCCCCATCTTCATTGCTTTGTTACTATTTTTATCAAAATATAGTAAAATCCTAGTTTGTGATAAATTCAAACCGCAGCGATGACTAATTTC from Lactobacillus sp. ESL0785 encodes:
- a CDS encoding helix-turn-helix transcriptional regulator, translated to MSINLGKEICRRRREQKLTQEDLAELSDLSVNFISRLERTKNQNISIQKLDSIARALNTTTPDIIMNAYRFKEVKVENHQDNTPVFIKKVLNELRKMAPEKAERVCKSFIILAKEINKD
- the xerS gene encoding tyrosine recombinase XerS — translated: METKKYLDLIAAELSTMPDFVKEYNFGTNHSLTTTYQYLTEIRRFFDWLRREGISDASDNQHVSTATLANLRRNDIMLYINYLGHIKNQQGHLNSPTTINRSINALRSLFKFLTITADNNNGQPYFERNVMLKIDSLNNTKTLNYRAHILESHMYIGKLKYQFLDFIEKDYEQHCNQHAVPAFKLNKERDMAIIALILGTGIRVSECAGVNVADLNLKKATLDVTRKGGQRDSVPIAEWTLDYIVEYQKIRQARYSASKKETAFFLTRWHHQTRRITTNAIEKMVNKYSASFGHPLTPHKLRHTLASELYDVTKDQVLVAQQLGQKGTSATDLYTHVDQKKQRAALNEISETDK
- a CDS encoding NUDIX hydrolase, with translation MDKKDQFTNWAVELQSLAQNGLEYGHDRFDLERYERIRVIATEMMAAKTGLPLKKVKSLFSSDDGYQTPKLGTRAAIFKDEQILLVRETIDGAWSLPGGWCEPNMSVKDNCIKEAKEESGREISVERIIALRNHDHTIRGERAINVVNVFFLCHEHGGTFNQNTETSACRYFSQDKLPQLSEQRTTQEEINLCFAAKNDPNWQPKFE
- a CDS encoding DegV family protein; this translates as MKIALVTDSTSVISPQEAEANNIIVVPIPIIIGSKEYLEGVNITSDKLFELQRQGADFPKTSQPSMGDMISLFNHLHEEGYEAIIAITLSSGISGFYQTLCNIAKTNPEYGLHPVDTQMTVRLQGNLVLAAARMINNGLGLETILDHLEKIRATIDELFVVNDLKNLSRGGRLSNAGAFIGSMLNIKPLLTFKNGEIIAFDKIRSMKRAFNKIERLTIEKIDQLPYKDKIKLFIIDSNDEHQAEEAKQFLLEQFPDKTISVTKFSPVIATHLGEKSLAIGWMIDIDKIDLTK
- a CDS encoding MarR family transcriptional regulator; its protein translation is MDILSFSTISGKIKKEISHRCGLNLSQTRILLYFDKNSNKAMKMGNLAVKLKISLSTLSRQLKQPKTLGYLAIIRSENDSSKIVNLNDNGLKKVTELKQTLQAIEQELFKNLSENERQTLTKLITKLIQAVTEANSL